Genomic window (Tardiphaga sp. vice304):
GATCAGCGCTTTTCGCTAGCTTCGCGCCAACCTTGCATCCATCGCATTCGCCTGCAGCGTGTTCTGGATCGCGGCGCGCAGCAGCGGATAATCCGCCTCCGTCCAGTCGGCGACGCGGACGTCGGCCAGCAACGCCGCCGATTTACCGAACACGATGATGCGATCGCCGACGCTCATGGCTTCTTCGAGCTGATGCGTGATCAGGATCGCGGTCGAGTTGAACTCCCGCGCCAAGGACACGAAGGTTTTGCGCAGCTCGCCAGCCGTGACTTCATCCAGCGCGCTGAACGATTCATCCGCCAGCAGGATCTCCGGCTGCACGGCAAAGGCGCGCGCGATCGCGACGCGCTGGCGCATGCCGCCGGACAATTCGCGCGGGTAGGCGTTGGAAAACTTCTCCAGCCCGAGCCGGCGCAGCCAGTCCATCGCGCGCGTTTCCTGCTCGTCCTCACCGACGCCGATCAGTTCGAGCGGCAGTTTCACATTGTCGAGCGCGGAACGCCACGGAAACAGCCTGTCCTGCTGGAAGATGGTCGCGATCTTGCCGCGGAATGCGTTGAAGTCGTCATAGGGCGTCTTGCCGCCGATGCTGATACTGCCTTCGGTCGGGTACTCCAGTCCGATCAGCAGATCGAACAGCGTAGACTTGCCGCAGCCGGTCTGGCCGACGATGGCGACCATCTCGCCGGGCTCGATGCGCAGCGTCAATTTGTTGATCGCCACCACCGATTGCCCGGAGGTGGTCTGGCAAAACACTTTTCGTAAGTTGGCGATTTCGATCGCCGCCGACGCGCCGGTCATGCCCGCCACCGCAGCACGCGGGTCTCGAGCCGGACCAGCAGGGCTTCCAGAATGAACAGCAGCACCACCAGCACCAGAGTCCAGGCGAATACATCCGCCACCGAAAACAGCTCCTGCGCCACTGACAATTGATGGCCGATGCCGGTGACGGCGCCGACCAGTTCGGCGATCGTCACCACGCGGATGGCGAGGCTGAGCGTGATCTTCCAGGAGGTGATCAGGCCCGGCGTGATCGCCGGCAACATCAGCTTGCGGAAAAACTGCAGCGGCGTCGGACGAAACGACCGGATCATCTGCCGCAGCTCTTTCGAGACCTCGCGCATATTGTCGAGCGCGTCCACCGTGAACACCGGCGCGCAGACCACGATCAGCACGAAGGCGATGCGGAATTCGACGCCCTTGAACCACAGCACCGCAAACAGAATCCACGACACCACCGGCACCGCCATCAGCACGCGCACCATCGGCCGCAGATATTTCTCCAGAGTCTCGGAGAGATACATCACGATGGCGAAAGCCAGCCCGATGACGAAGGACAGCAGCAGCGCGCCGAGCACGCGGGCCAGCGTCACCGCGACATCGACAAAGGTGATCTTGGTCAGGCTCTGCGCGATCCGGCCGAGGCCGGGAATCGCGAACGCGGGAATGCCCAGGGTCGGCGCCAGATACGACATCGCCTGCCACAGGCACAGGAAGATGGCGATCGACCCGATCGCCTCACGGGGCAGGCTGGAGGAGATCAGCGAACGACGCGGCTCCTCGAACGGCGTGTCGGCATGCACGTCATCAGGGGGCATAGATGATCGCTTCGTCCGGCAGTTTTGGATGGAAGCCGGCGGTGACCGCACGCTCGAACGTGTCCCAGATGCCCTTGCGCTCGGCGCCCCAGGCGGGCTTGGCGTCGAACTCCCAGCGTTTGGCGAGCACGGCTTCCTTCAGGATGCCGGGCGGCAGCTTGACGGTCTCGGTCGCAATCTTGTCGCAGGCGTCGGGATCGCTGACCAGGAATTTGCTGACGTCTTCCAGTGCTGCCAGAAACATTTTTGGCGCGGCTGCCGTTTTCTTGATGGCGTCCTCGCGCATCGCATAGACCAGCTCCCAGCCGGGAAAGCCCGTCAGCTTCTTCCATTCGTCGTTGGCATTAAAGATGATATTCAGCGACGGGTCTTCCTTGATCATCATGGTAGCGATCGGCTCGATGATCATCGCGGCCTCGACGCGGCCGGCAGCGAGCTGCGCGCGGGCGATCGCGAAATTGGCGTTCACCACCGTGATGTCCTTGGCCATGTCGATCTTCTGCGATTTCGCGATGATCGAGAGGATCTGGAACTGGCCGCTGCCCATGTCGGCGGCGAGCTGCTTGCCCTTGAGATTGCTGATGCCCTTGATCGCCGGGTCCTTGGTGATGATGACGAGGTCGGCCAAGGTGGCGCCGGTGGCGATGATCTGCAGCGGCACGCCTTCGAGGCGCAGCTTCTGGAAATAGGTGGGTCCGCCGATCAGCGTATCGACTTCGCCGGTGGCAAGGCCGGCATAATAGGCCGCGAAGCCTGGATAGACCGTGACGTCAGCGTCGAAGCCGTTCTTGGCGTCAAAACCTTTCGCCTTCATGATGTTGATGATGATCGGCGCGAACACCGGCAGGGTCAGGCTGCCGACCTTTATTTTGGGCCTGGCCTGCGCCAGCGACGGGGTCGCGAGCGCAGTGCCTGCGAGCGCCAATGCGCTGCCCAATGTAAATGCACGGCGTGTTACAATAGTCATCGGCACTTCTCCTCAGGCAACGTTGCGGTGCAGCGCAGACAGTCTTTTCAGGCATCAAACGGTGCGGCGATATTCGTTTGCAAGCAAGCGATATGCCAAAACATAACTCACTAAATTCTCTTGCAGCAAACAAACAACCGCTCTAGCTTTCGTATGTGCACAAACGAAATGTGCTCGAGCGCAGGAGGCTTGCATGCCGCATGTGACGACGCCCGACGGAACGCAGCTTTATTATGAAGAGGCGGGGTTCGGGAGTCCCGTGGTTTTCGTGCATGAATATGCCGGAGATTACCGCACCTGGGAGCCGCAGATGCGTTACTTCACGCGCTCGCATCGCTGCATCACGCTGAGCCAGCGCGGCTATCTGCCGTCGGACGTGCCGACGGACCCTTCGCGCTACGGCCAGGATATCGCGCGCGATGATATCATCGCCATTCTCGATGCGCTCGGTATCGACAAGGCCCACATCGTCGGCCACTCGATGGGCGCCTCCACCGCGCTGCATGTCGGCATCAACTATCCCGAGCGCTGCCTGTCGGTGACGGCGGCGAGCTGCGGCTATGGCTCGAGCCCCGATCCGGTATTCGTCGAGCAGGGCCGCGCCGCGTCGCGCGAGACCGCAAAAATGTTCGAGACGGTGGACTTCCCGACCGCGGCGGCGCGCTACGCCGATGGCGCAACTAGGCAGACGCAGAAGAACAAGGACCCGCGCGGCTTCGCCGAATTCGCAAAAATGCTGGCGGACCATTCACCCGTCGGCCACGCGCTCACCATGCGCGAGCTGCAGGCCAAGCGACCGATGCTGTGGGAAATGGAGGCGCAACTGAAGGCGTTCTCGGTGCCGCTATTGATCATCGTCGGTGACGAGGACGACTGGTGCCTTGATCCCTCGGTCTTCCTGAAGCGCGCGGTGCCGACCGCAGGGCTGCTGGTGATCCCGCGCTCCGGCCACACCATCACCTCGGAAGAGCCGGCGGCGTTCAACGCGGCGCTTGCCGAGCTGTTCGCCGCATCCGCGGCGGGCACCTGG
Coding sequences:
- a CDS encoding ABC transporter substrate-binding protein; the protein is MTIVTRRAFTLGSALALAGTALATPSLAQARPKIKVGSLTLPVFAPIIINIMKAKGFDAKNGFDADVTVYPGFAAYYAGLATGEVDTLIGGPTYFQKLRLEGVPLQIIATGATLADLVIITKDPAIKGISNLKGKQLAADMGSGQFQILSIIAKSQKIDMAKDITVVNANFAIARAQLAAGRVEAAMIIEPIATMMIKEDPSLNIIFNANDEWKKLTGFPGWELVYAMREDAIKKTAAAPKMFLAALEDVSKFLVSDPDACDKIATETVKLPPGILKEAVLAKRWEFDAKPAWGAERKGIWDTFERAVTAGFHPKLPDEAIIYAP
- a CDS encoding ABC transporter ATP-binding protein, with translation MTGASAAIEIANLRKVFCQTTSGQSVVAINKLTLRIEPGEMVAIVGQTGCGKSTLFDLLIGLEYPTEGSISIGGKTPYDDFNAFRGKIATIFQQDRLFPWRSALDNVKLPLELIGVGEDEQETRAMDWLRRLGLEKFSNAYPRELSGGMRQRVAIARAFAVQPEILLADESFSALDEVTAGELRKTFVSLAREFNSTAILITHQLEEAMSVGDRIIVFGKSAALLADVRVADWTEADYPLLRAAIQNTLQANAMDARLARS
- a CDS encoding ABC transporter permease codes for the protein MPPDDVHADTPFEEPRRSLISSSLPREAIGSIAIFLCLWQAMSYLAPTLGIPAFAIPGLGRIAQSLTKITFVDVAVTLARVLGALLLSFVIGLAFAIVMYLSETLEKYLRPMVRVLMAVPVVSWILFAVLWFKGVEFRIAFVLIVVCAPVFTVDALDNMREVSKELRQMIRSFRPTPLQFFRKLMLPAITPGLITSWKITLSLAIRVVTIAELVGAVTGIGHQLSVAQELFSVADVFAWTLVLVVLLFILEALLVRLETRVLRWRA
- a CDS encoding alpha/beta fold hydrolase — encoded protein: MPHVTTPDGTQLYYEEAGFGSPVVFVHEYAGDYRTWEPQMRYFTRSHRCITLSQRGYLPSDVPTDPSRYGQDIARDDIIAILDALGIDKAHIVGHSMGASTALHVGINYPERCLSVTAASCGYGSSPDPVFVEQGRAASRETAKMFETVDFPTAAARYADGATRQTQKNKDPRGFAEFAKMLADHSPVGHALTMRELQAKRPMLWEMEAQLKAFSVPLLIIVGDEDDWCLDPSVFLKRAVPTAGLLVIPRSGHTITSEEPAAFNAALAELFAASAAGTWMSHRKQA